A DNA window from Salvelinus sp. IW2-2015 linkage group LG4q.1:29, ASM291031v2, whole genome shotgun sequence contains the following coding sequences:
- the LOC111961120 gene encoding lymphotoxin-alpha, whose product MDKCARNSEIPHDTVISMAQQESVVLLLKHCQEMKRQESRLRLVTLFLVLGCAAVFVFTQRVNRDCNEKDSFKPAEYSQQQAIDRQEQNLKPNAHLTTSSMCNSVPEDYIQWEHQGTGLVHMQNFTYDEKKHALVVPQGGRYFVYVGVNFRMPDKDKVSGEIHFLSLKVWKFSNRYPKNWPIMEVKDSIPDNRRGARTVYTGQVVALEEGDFLSVSINEDNYELIDCSAETTMYIGAFLL is encoded by the exons ATGGATAAGTGCGCAAGAAACAGCGAGATTCCTCACGATACGGTGATTTCAATGGCGCAGCAAGAGTCTGTTGTTCTTTTGCTCAAACACTGTCAAGAAATGAAGCGACAGGAGAGTCGCTTGCGTCTTGTCACGTTATTCTTGGTTCTGGGCTGTGCAGCTGTATTTGTCTTTACGCAGCGTGTGAATAGAGACTGTAATGAGAAG GATTCATTCAAACCAGCTGAATACTCACAACAGCAAGCTATAG ATCGTCAAGAACAGAACCTGAAGCCAAACGCTCACCTGACAA CATCATCAATGTGCAACTCCGTGCCTGAAGATTACATCCAATGGGAACACCAGGGCACTGGCTTGGTACACATGCAAAATTTCACCTATGATGAGAAGAAGCATGCTCTGGTTGTCCCTCAGGGAGGCCGATACTTTGTCTACGTAGGGGTCAACTTTCGAATGCCGGATAAAGACAAGGTATCTGGCGAGATCCATTTTCTTAGCCTGAAAGTCTGGAAATTCTCCAATAGATACCCAAAGAATTGGCCTATCATGGAAGTCAAGGATAGCATACCAGACAATAGGAGAGGAGCGAGGACTGTGTACACGGGACAGGTGGTTGCTCTGGAGGAAGGGGACTTCCTGAGCGTGTCCATTAATGAAGACAATTATGAACTGATTGACTGTTCAGCAGAGACTACCATGTATATTGGTGCTTTTCTCCTCTAG